The Rhinopithecus roxellana isolate Shanxi Qingling chromosome 13, ASM756505v1, whole genome shotgun sequence genome contains a region encoding:
- the SPINT3 gene encoding kunitz-type protease inhibitor 3 — protein MQLQASLSFLLILTLCLELRSELSQDTIKDLLPNVCSFPMEKGPCQVYMMRWFFNFETGECELFAYGGCRGNSNNFSRKEKCEKMCKFT, from the exons ATGCAGCTTCAGGCCTCTCTCTCATTTCTCCTGATTCTCACTCTCTGCCTAGAGCTTCGATCAGAACTATCACAAG ACACTATCAAGGATCTCCTCCCAAATGTATGCTCTTTTCCTATGGAAAAGGGCCCTTGCCAAGTCTACATGATGCGATGGTTTTTCAACTTTGAAACTGGTGAATGTGAGTTATTTGCTTATGGAGGCTGCAGAGGCAACAGCAACAACTTTTcgaggaaagaaaaatgtgagaaaatgtgCAAGTTCACCTGA